TTTCCTTACACAAGCCTTAAATATTTGGTATCTTGAAGCCTCATCTGGCAAAGGAATATAAATCAATTGGTCCAAACGACCTGGTCTAAGCAATGCAGGGTCTATTATATCAGGTCTGTTAGTTGCTCCTATAATGAAGACAGTTTTCTTGGCATTCATGCCATCCATTTCTGTCAGTAGCTGGTTGAGAACCCTATCAGCAGCACCTCCAGCATCACCGACACTACTGCCTCTCTGCAATGGATTGAAAGATTATGATCATTATGGTTCCTAAGGTAAAGAAAGGCAGAGCTATGAGGGGAAATAACAGATGACCTGAGTTGCAATGGAGTCAAGCTCATCAAAAAAGAGAACACAAGGTGCAGATTGACGTGCTTTGTCAAAGATTTCACGTACATTTGCTTCACTCTCACCGAACCACATGGTCAGTAATTCAGGACCCTTGACACTGATAAAATTTGCCTGGCACTCATTAGCAATGGCCTTAGCTAACAAAGTTTTTCCACAACCAGGTGGCCCATAAAACAAAACACCCTTGGATGGGGACATCCCAAACTTCTCAAACTTCTCAGGATGCTCAACTGGGTACTGCACAGTCTGTAAGAAAtggagaaaataataaaaaatcgtCGTTGTCAAACATTCTTAAAGGTATGATTAATACAATTACCCCAGAAGATTACCTCTTGCAGCTCCCTCTTGACATTCTCCAAACCACCAATATCATCCCAGCTGACATTAGGCACTTCAACAACCTGACAAAGCACCAAGTAATAATAAGAAATCATCACAACCATAATGCATTAAAAATTAGGGGTTTCTGGAATTTAACATTGCAGATTACAAGCTAACTAGGATTTCACGAGttaaaatttttcattttcaaaaattatttttaattccattCGCAAAAAACCTTTTCCCTAAAGCCCTTCCAACAGTGTCAAAAGCTACTAGGAAACAAGTAGTTGATGAACAAAGAAACAACAATCCCAGTTTCAAGAATTGAGAAATGATAGGTGATCCTTACAGTCTCACGTAAAGCAGATGGATTGCTTGTTCCAAGAGCAGTCTTGAAATGTTCATTTGTAACAGACATAGAATTGAGAATCTCAGCATCAATAGATTCATCCTCCAAGTCAATTATGTCCATCTTTTCACGAATGCATTGTAGAGCAGCTTCAGTGCAGAGTGCTGCAAGGTCAGCTCCAACATAACCGTGAGTATCCTTAGAAATCCTTTCTAAATCAACCTGCATTATATGATTATACATATAACATATTAAAttgaaataatatatttataaagcAAATAAGAGGCAAAGGTTAATACATCTTCAGCTAGCTTCATATTCTTGGTGTGAATCCGAAGAACCTCCAACCGTCCAACTTCATCTGGGACACCAATATCAATTTCCCTGTCAAACCTTCCAAATCTTCTGAGAGCTGGATCAATGCTATTTGGCCTGTTTGTAGCCCCAATGACAATCACATGAGCACGAGATTTCAAACCGTCCATTAGTGTCAAAAGTTGAGAAACTATACGCCTCTCAACTTCCCCACCAGTTTTGTCTCTCTTGGGAGCAATTGAATCAATCTCATCAATAAAAATAATTGATGGCGCATTTTTCTCTGCTTCTTCAAAAGCCTTTCTCAGATTGCTCTCACTTTCACCAGCAAGTTTTGACATGATCTCAGGGCCATTAATGCAGAAAAAGAAAGCTCCAGTTTCATTTGCAACTGCTCTAGCTATCAATGTCTTTCCAGAACCAGGTGGTCCATACAATAATATGCCTTTTGGTGGCTTGACACCAATTGACTTAAACAATTGAGGGTGCCTAAGAGGTAGCTCAACTAACTCTCTTATTTGAGCCATTTGTTTTCTAACTCCTCCAACATCATCATAACCCACCTCATCAAGTCTGTCTTCATCCTCCCTCTTTATAGGTTCCCCCTCACAGAAAATCTCTGTGTCAGGCGCAACAATACAGTATTCCGCAGGATCAGTCTCTATAACCTTAAACTCAACACTTCTCATCCCTCCCCTGACAAGGAAGAGATCTCCTTTCCTAACAGGACGATATGCCTCCAGAAAGTATGCTGCAAAGAAAATTGTTAATGGGAAATCAGGAAAGCAAGCTGAACACAGTCAGAAGATGTACCAGATTTcaccaataataataatacattaGCAAGTCGGCACAGAAGCTTAGCAATGTCCAATGAATTATATCAGAAAATAATTGATAATTTTCCAATTGAGAAATCAACAAATGTTAATGCAATTAATCCAGTAGATTAAGTCTGTGAAGATCTAGGCTGGTAACCAAAAGAGAGTATGCCATGATATACTGAAAAAATAACccaaataaaaaatatcaatagGCTTATTCATCAGCATCTATAGGCTCCTCAAATTAATTGGTCGAGTTTTACCAGGAGAATAAGAAATCACTGATGTATAGTGTTGATGCCAAAATTTAACCATTGTAATCAAAATTGATTTATATTAATACAGATAGGTTGATCGAGATTAATATCAGCAATGGTCAAGCAGGGTTTTTTTCTTGACAGATTGACCATCTTATGAAAATCAATTATGAAGTTTAGTATGGGTTAAAAGAAATTAGCTTGAAATGATTTCACTGACAATTGGATGGAATCAGCTAGATTTAATACAAATCAATTCGAATTTAGAGGGGCCAGAGGATCATCATTAACATTTAACATTCTAGATCAAATC
This genomic stretch from Zingiber officinale cultivar Zhangliang chromosome 7A, Zo_v1.1, whole genome shotgun sequence harbors:
- the LOC122001880 gene encoding cell division cycle protein 48 homolog isoform X1, with protein sequence MANQGEGSSSDPSKGKKDYSTAILEKKKAPNRLVVDEATNDDNSVVALHPETMEKLQLFRGDTILLKGKKRRDTICIALADETCDEPKIRMNKVVRSNLRVRLGDVVSVHQCQDVKYGKRVHILPIDDTIEGVTGNLFDAYLKPYFLEAYRPVRKGDLFLVRGGMRSVEFKVIETDPAEYCIVAPDTEIFCEGEPIKREDEDRLDEVGYDDVGGVRKQMAQIRELVELPLRHPQLFKSIGVKPPKGILLYGPPGSGKTLIARAVANETGAFFFCINGPEIMSKLAGESESNLRKAFEEAEKNAPSIIFIDEIDSIAPKRDKTGGEVERRIVSQLLTLMDGLKSRAHVIVIGATNRPNSIDPALRRFGRFDREIDIGVPDEVGRLEVLRIHTKNMKLAEDVDLERISKDTHGYVGADLAALCTEAALQCIREKMDIIDLEDESIDAEILNSMSVTNEHFKTALGTSNPSALRETVVEVPNVSWDDIGGLENVKRELQETVQYPVEHPEKFEKFGMSPSKGVLFYGPPGCGKTLLAKAIANECQANFISVKGPELLTMWFGESEANVREIFDKARQSAPCVLFFDELDSIATQRGSSVGDAGGAADRVLNQLLTEMDGMNAKKTVFIIGATNRPDIIDPALLRPGRLDQLIYIPLPDEASRYQIFKACVRKSPVSKDVDLAVLAKYTQGFSGADITEICQRACKYAIRENIEKDIEREKKKSENPEAMEEDEVEAAAEIKAVHFEESMKFARRSVSDADIRKYQAFAQTLQQSRGFGSEFRFSERSEPASGNTASDPFTAGAADDDDDLYS
- the LOC122001880 gene encoding cell division cycle protein 48 homolog isoform X2, whose product is MANQGEGSSSDPKGKKDYSTAILEKKKAPNRLVVDEATNDDNSVVALHPETMEKLQLFRGDTILLKGKKRRDTICIALADETCDEPKIRMNKVVRSNLRVRLGDVVSVHQCQDVKYGKRVHILPIDDTIEGVTGNLFDAYLKPYFLEAYRPVRKGDLFLVRGGMRSVEFKVIETDPAEYCIVAPDTEIFCEGEPIKREDEDRLDEVGYDDVGGVRKQMAQIRELVELPLRHPQLFKSIGVKPPKGILLYGPPGSGKTLIARAVANETGAFFFCINGPEIMSKLAGESESNLRKAFEEAEKNAPSIIFIDEIDSIAPKRDKTGGEVERRIVSQLLTLMDGLKSRAHVIVIGATNRPNSIDPALRRFGRFDREIDIGVPDEVGRLEVLRIHTKNMKLAEDVDLERISKDTHGYVGADLAALCTEAALQCIREKMDIIDLEDESIDAEILNSMSVTNEHFKTALGTSNPSALRETVVEVPNVSWDDIGGLENVKRELQETVQYPVEHPEKFEKFGMSPSKGVLFYGPPGCGKTLLAKAIANECQANFISVKGPELLTMWFGESEANVREIFDKARQSAPCVLFFDELDSIATQRGSSVGDAGGAADRVLNQLLTEMDGMNAKKTVFIIGATNRPDIIDPALLRPGRLDQLIYIPLPDEASRYQIFKACVRKSPVSKDVDLAVLAKYTQGFSGADITEICQRACKYAIRENIEKDIEREKKKSENPEAMEEDEVEAAAEIKAVHFEESMKFARRSVSDADIRKYQAFAQTLQQSRGFGSEFRFSERSEPASGNTASDPFTAGAADDDDDLYS